One Chlamydia sp. DNA window includes the following coding sequences:
- the tilS gene encoding tRNA lysidine(34) synthetase TilS, translating into MTIRLFENDKQLEVFFSSLDMKKKYLLALSGGSDSLLLMYILKSRAISFTAVHIDYGWRETSYQEACDLAVLCEQENIPFILDRQENSEYMNTSDIENVARRYRYELFYQLCKEKNFAGVFLGHHADDQAETILKRVFEGAHLGNLRGMSQQGKYKDVPLFRPLLHLLKKQIIEALDGYKIQYVQDITNFDERFLRARMRERLLPYLQDIFGKNVRQPLLSLAKDSAELKEYLDFQAAPFLSRVIDNEFGKFLPVEKELLQVAFLAKWVCKQFFLNQGLVASKSFLQTVYDHLLQGSEVRLRLRDQTVWVKARGVIIESIY; encoded by the coding sequence GGAGGAAGTGATTCGTTATTGCTGATGTATATACTGAAGTCGCGAGCTATTTCTTTCACTGCTGTACATATTGATTATGGGTGGCGAGAGACTTCTTATCAGGAAGCTTGTGATTTGGCTGTTTTGTGCGAGCAGGAAAATATTCCGTTTATTTTGGATCGCCAAGAAAACTCTGAGTATATGAATACAAGCGACATAGAGAATGTCGCTCGTCGGTATCGTTACGAGTTATTTTACCAATTGTGTAAAGAAAAAAATTTTGCAGGGGTTTTTCTTGGCCACCATGCTGATGATCAAGCGGAAACGATTTTAAAGCGAGTCTTTGAAGGAGCGCATCTTGGTAATCTTAGAGGCATGTCCCAACAAGGGAAGTATAAAGATGTTCCGTTATTTCGCCCGCTTTTACATCTCTTAAAAAAACAAATTATCGAGGCTCTTGATGGTTACAAAATTCAGTATGTTCAGGATATCACAAATTTCGATGAACGGTTTTTACGAGCAAGAATGAGAGAGCGATTACTTCCTTATTTACAAGATATTTTTGGGAAAAATGTAAGACAACCACTACTTTCTCTTGCAAAGGATTCTGCTGAGCTGAAAGAGTATTTGGATTTTCAGGCCGCGCCTTTTTTGTCGCGAGTCATTGATAATGAGTTTGGAAAATTTTTACCTGTAGAGAAGGAGTTATTGCAAGTGGCTTTTTTAGCCAAATGGGTGTGTAAGCAATTTTTCTTAAATCAAGGTCTTGTTGCTTCAAAAAGTTTCTTACAAACAGTTTACGATCATCTTTTGCAAGGCTCAGAAGTGAGATTGCGGCTTCGTGATCAAACTGTTTGGGTAAAAGCTAGGGGAGTAATCATAGAAAGTATATATTGA
- the ftsH gene encoding ATP-dependent zinc metalloprotease FtsH: MAKDKKTNPESKKSFPTAFFFLLFGVIFGVVTVQNFFSAKKTSVSFSHQLEHLVNLKLLIPEESRKTALNDNLVSFSGRFREAVPAEGQIRYQYLDLIDRKHQTDFELEEASKSLAVLSKEVRNAITWFSAISGMPIPEAGYTISPRIDTGLPLEPLVIHGPVDAQIVNLLSMEDRVRSLPRSAESLKVFGSDLYALIGKYLSPALGIGSEALKKEIKDLHQQVENSLTQVIEGEQAITLYKTVLQTLRRISLALVSPEEGARFNQLRSVRLYREDFNRCIKLLAQSDEIQVQLDKLRGELVQAVWYFNNQELSSRALEKQDPEVFSRWFEGAKQEWAAFSSNKSLSFRAPDQPRNLVLEKTFRSEEPTPHYSGYLFTFMPIILVLLFIYFIFSRQVKGMNGSAMSFGKSPARLLTKGQNKVTFADVAGIEEAKEELVEIVDFLKNPTKFTSLGGRIPKGILLIGAPGTGKTLIAKAVAGEADRPFFSIAGSDFVEMFVGVGASRIRDMFEQAKRNAPCIIFIDEIDAVGRHRGAGIGGGHDEREQTLNQLLVEMDGFGTNEGVILMAATNRPDVLDKALLRPGRFDRRVVVNLPDIKGRFEILSVHAKRIKLDPTVDLMAVARSTPGASGADLENLLNEAALLAARKDRTAVTAVEVAEARDKVLYGKERRSLEMDAQEKKTTAYHESGHAIVGLCVEHSDPVDKVTIIPRGLSLGATHFLPEKNKLSYWKKELYDQLAVLMGGRAAEQVFLGDVSSGAQQDIAQATKIVRSMICEWGMSDHLGTVAYDERSDAAPTGYGSYYEKSYSEETAKAIDSELKTLLDSAYQRALDIINSHKEELELMTQMLIEFETLDSKDVKEIMDHSWDAEKKRARMKEEGMLYKKVSEDLPPPPPQENVQDGTSLKFNTST, translated from the coding sequence ATGGCTAAAGATAAAAAAACAAATCCAGAATCCAAAAAAAGTTTCCCTACTGCTTTTTTCTTTCTCTTATTCGGAGTGATTTTTGGCGTAGTCACTGTGCAAAACTTTTTTTCTGCTAAAAAGACTTCAGTGAGCTTCAGCCATCAGCTCGAACATCTTGTTAATCTTAAGCTACTAATTCCGGAGGAGAGTCGAAAGACGGCCCTGAATGATAATTTGGTATCATTTAGTGGGCGTTTCCGAGAAGCTGTACCAGCTGAAGGCCAGATTCGGTATCAATATCTCGATCTTATTGATCGTAAGCATCAAACAGATTTCGAGTTGGAAGAAGCAAGTAAGTCTTTGGCTGTTTTGTCTAAGGAAGTGCGTAATGCGATTACTTGGTTTTCTGCGATTTCGGGAATGCCAATTCCTGAGGCAGGTTACACGATTTCTCCTCGAATAGATACCGGACTTCCTTTGGAGCCTTTAGTTATTCATGGCCCTGTAGATGCTCAAATTGTAAATTTGTTGTCGATGGAAGATCGGGTACGCTCTTTGCCTAGATCTGCAGAAAGTCTTAAAGTTTTCGGTTCTGATTTATATGCATTGATTGGAAAGTATCTTTCTCCAGCATTAGGAATTGGTTCTGAGGCATTAAAAAAAGAAATTAAAGATTTGCACCAACAAGTTGAAAACTCTTTGACGCAGGTTATAGAAGGAGAGCAAGCGATTACCTTATATAAGACTGTGCTTCAGACTCTACGTAGAATTTCTTTAGCACTGGTTTCTCCTGAGGAGGGAGCGCGTTTCAATCAGTTGCGTTCTGTTCGTCTATATCGTGAAGATTTCAACAGATGTATCAAATTATTGGCACAGAGCGATGAAATCCAAGTTCAACTTGATAAATTGCGAGGTGAGCTAGTTCAAGCTGTTTGGTACTTCAATAACCAAGAGCTGTCTTCTCGAGCTTTAGAGAAACAAGACCCTGAGGTGTTTAGTCGATGGTTTGAAGGTGCTAAACAAGAGTGGGCTGCGTTTTCTTCCAATAAATCTTTATCTTTTAGAGCTCCTGATCAACCTCGAAATCTAGTTTTAGAAAAGACATTTAGAAGTGAAGAGCCAACACCTCACTACTCTGGATATCTTTTTACCTTTATGCCGATTATTCTAGTTTTGCTGTTTATCTACTTTATTTTTTCTCGGCAGGTGAAGGGGATGAATGGTTCAGCTATGTCCTTCGGGAAATCTCCTGCACGTTTACTAACAAAAGGGCAAAATAAAGTAACATTTGCTGATGTAGCAGGGATAGAGGAAGCTAAAGAAGAGCTCGTTGAAATTGTGGATTTTTTGAAGAATCCTACTAAATTTACGAGTTTAGGAGGGCGTATTCCTAAAGGAATTCTCCTTATAGGAGCTCCGGGAACTGGGAAAACCTTGATTGCTAAAGCTGTTGCTGGTGAGGCTGATCGTCCCTTCTTTTCTATAGCAGGCTCTGATTTTGTTGAGATGTTTGTGGGAGTTGGAGCAAGTAGAATTCGAGATATGTTTGAGCAAGCGAAGCGTAATGCTCCTTGCATCATTTTTATCGATGAAATCGATGCTGTTGGAAGACATCGTGGTGCTGGTATTGGAGGAGGGCATGACGAGAGGGAGCAGACTTTAAACCAATTATTGGTAGAAATGGATGGATTTGGCACAAATGAAGGTGTCATCCTCATGGCTGCAACCAACCGTCCTGATGTTTTGGATAAAGCTTTGTTACGTCCGGGACGTTTTGATCGTCGTGTTGTGGTGAATCTTCCAGATATAAAAGGGCGTTTCGAGATTCTTTCAGTTCATGCGAAACGTATTAAACTAGATCCTACCGTAGATCTCATGGCCGTTGCTCGTAGTACTCCTGGAGCTTCAGGTGCTGATTTGGAGAATCTTTTAAATGAAGCTGCATTGCTTGCTGCTAGAAAAGATCGTACAGCAGTTACTGCAGTCGAAGTCGCAGAAGCTAGAGATAAAGTTCTTTATGGTAAAGAACGGCGTAGTTTAGAGATGGACGCTCAAGAGAAAAAAACAACAGCGTATCACGAGTCGGGACATGCTATTGTAGGACTTTGTGTTGAACATTCAGACCCTGTAGATAAGGTAACAATTATTCCAAGAGGGTTATCTTTAGGGGCTACTCATTTTCTTCCAGAGAAGAATAAATTAAGTTATTGGAAGAAAGAGCTTTACGATCAGTTAGCTGTTCTTATGGGAGGTCGAGCTGCTGAGCAGGTCTTTCTTGGGGATGTTTCCAGTGGAGCACAGCAAGATATTGCTCAGGCAACTAAGATTGTACGAAGTATGATTTGTGAATGGGGGATGAGTGATCATTTGGGAACTGTAGCGTATGATGAACGCTCTGATGCAGCTCCCACAGGTTATGGGTCGTATTATGAAAAGAGTTACTCAGAGGAAACAGCTAAGGCTATTGATAGTGAGCTTAAAACTCTTTTAGATTCTGCATATCAAAGAGCTTTGGATATTATTAATAGTCATAAGGAAGAGTTGGAGCTTATGACTCAAATGTTAATAGAATTCGAAACTCTAGATTCTAAAGATGTTAAAGAAATTATGGATCATTCTTGGGATGCAGAGAAGAAACGTGCCCGTATGAAAGAAGAGGGGATGTTGTACAAAAAAGTCTCCGAAGATCTTCCTCCTCCTCCTCCTCAGGAAAATGTGCAAGATGGAACGAGTCTGAAGTTTAATACAAGTACGTAG